The window TCTATGTTAGgaatgcaataaacaataaaacgaGAATACTCGGTACTGTatgagataaacatttataacagttcAGGCCATTGCAATATTCTAATGTGTACCATTTATTCTCTAAGCGTAATGTTCCTTTGCTTATTTTGTCCAAACTAACAATATTAAGGAGAGCCATatattagttttcatattttggttgtttattacactgactgttttaattttacatgtaagacgatttctgtaaattatttctattcatTTAGAAAATGGAGTGGTATTTTagttactaatataatatttttaatgtctaaAGGGCATTGTAACATTGCGATTTCCAAACCAGGGGCAAATTGAGCGGCAAAAGTATCATATTATTTACGTTTAGagatatattaatacatttcttatgttgTTTAGGTTATAGTAGTGACACCTGCGTACCGGCTGAACGTTTTTGGATTCTTTACAACATTGGACGGAATGGCCCCGGGAAACTCTGGATTGTTGGACCAGGTGGCGGCGCTTGACTGGGTACAGCAACAGATCCGAGACTTCGGCGGAAACCCCGACAAGGTGGTAATAGGCGGGCACGGCGCTGGAGCTGTCAGTGTGGGGCTGCACTTGGTGTCACCACTGTCTCAGGGCAAGTTTTCGGCTGCTCTGCAGATGAGTGGAGGGCCTCTCATGACTTCCGCTATCAAATCACATCAGCGTGGTATAGTCGCCGACATCGGAGACAACTTTGGCTGTGACGAATTGCTCATTTGTCTGCGAAAAATAAGTCCCCTCATTCTACTAATTCAAACGGGAACCGCGGCAGATTGGGGTCCAGTCGTGGATGGACTCTACGTGAACAACACTGCAGAAGCTTTTCTGCCCGCGCATCCACTCGTCCTCTTCATGGAGCAGCGATTCACCAAGGTACCACTCATGGCCGGTTACACGGACATGGAAGACGCACTGGAGTTCAGTAAACACGACTCTCCTGACAGCAACGACTTTGACAAGGAATCTTTCAACACACTTATCGGAGATAGCGCTCTGGACGGAGTATCCGAACCTGAGGACAACGAGACCTGCTATTTAGATAAAACTTTCATCAGAGACTCTGTATCTTTTTTCTATAATTCAGATCCGAATAACTTGGATGAcgttttactaaaacaaaaatatatgtactaCATGACAGAAAAGAAGTACGGTGCTAGTATATTCAATCAGTCATTTTACATGAGTAACTTTAAACAGATTTTTCTGTATCGTTTTGACTACAGATTGAAGACTATGGGGGTCTTGGATCTGCAGGATTGGATGACTTCACCTCAGTTCGGAGAAATTCCTTTCGTGTTCGGTATGCCCTACTGGACTTCGGTCTCTTCTCCGATCATCTGGAACAGTGCGGATAAAAAAGTAGCAGATTCCGTTATGGGGTTTTGGGGGAATTTCACCAAGTCTTTTAACCCCGCTCAACACGGACGCAATATCAAGTGGGAGCCTTATAACCCGGACATGCCCAGTGTGATGATACTGGACAAGGTATTCAACATGAGTGACCCGGCCACCATCAACTATAAGGCGCTCACATTCTGGAATGAATATTTCCCCAAGGTGGTGAGAATAGCCACCCAGTGCTGTAATATGACGAACCAGAGCTACAAGATTGACAGAACTCTCACTTACAGGCTATTTTCTGTCTACACATTTTATACTCTGTTGGCGATATTTTTGTAACATGCTTGGCCAATATTGTACATAGAGAGTGCTTTGTTGTGTTCTAAAACAATCGGCAATGTTCTGAAATATGTAAAACAGTCTCACCTGAGAAGTTGTTCTAGTCATATGTGGAAACATGTACATATTTTTCTATAGTCAGGATGTATGTGATATCTCTGTATATATGTAAGTattgaataaatcattttttactataaataaatacatttatttctctgAATAATGTGTACCCAAGAATCAATAATTTGTTCTGAAATACTTTTAAGCAAAAATAGGGatacaaatcattattttttccAGTGTTTTAATAAAGATCTTGAATTAATGAGCTGGATATTCAAATGACAGTGGGATGAGATTATAGAGAGTTCcgcaactttaaaaaaatccctttacacaattttttgattattttaactgcacttaattatccagtttaaaaaacaattatatatttggGTTAAATAGACAGGCGAATACTTTTTCAAatcacattaaaattgtttattcatttaCAGTTCAGTAATTTCAAATTAAGTTGGACTTAGAAGAACAATCCACGTACTCCCAAAAACTTAGACAACCAATTTTGTTGTGAAAGTTTTCACAAGAAAAGGTattcttctttcaaataaaataaattaaattaaagttaacttattatttcaaaaataaaatcagactaaaatgttttatcaaactcaaatgaaataacatttctaatgtaattcaaaatataatgtacttgCTCTATTCTAAACGAGGCTAAACAAAACCGAACTGAAACATTGTTCGTACCGCTTGTGTCACAACCTGTTATATTGGTACACATTCAAATTTCAAACCGTTATGTTTCACctagaaatatttactaaaaactttattttttgaataatattaattattcagaCTGTTGTATACTAAATGGTCAttttaagtaacttttaaataatattaaaattgaagactTTACTTTGAACAATGCTTGCGACGACACGTAATCTCTTGAAAAATTGCGTTAATTATCAAGTGAATTCAAATATTCTTATATCCCTTTGTgtcaaaacaatacaataatccCTGTAAAGGAAGCTAACATTAGTTGAAAACAAATTTCCCATATGCAAATGGTGATTCGACTATAAACACGCTactttaaagctacattgatttatttttttaattaaaacttaaattaaatgaaaatttcggGATCgcaatattgggatttaattttagattagattgtgaaaagtcagggtaaaaacgaacatgtaatcctatggtaagttagtactggtagtttcaaattgttaggaaggcaggttgactgccttgaattgattagaacttgtcttgttgcgactattgttctccttgtttgatacagcttgaccaatgagagaacaccgcggatgtcctgcaaagttgattggaaagggaagaatttcaagcgcccgctcataattttcgcccttttcttttggttattttcgtgtattaagttaattacagtgcgccgtgtttcttcaTTTTttcgcgagggattttgaggaaaaaattaaattcatagaaactacag of the Homalodisca vitripennis isolate AUS2020 chromosome X, UT_GWSS_2.1, whole genome shotgun sequence genome contains:
- the LOC124369164 gene encoding pyrethroid hydrolase Ces2e, coding for MCLLQPLLLLLTTPSVWGARVTVREAPRVQISSQGLLAGREVFVTRTQRARQYLGIPFAQPPVGPLRFAPPATSPLPSWDDVRNSSFQPACMQDRDRFEDHDKLRLESKLFPDERIEFNEDCLYLNVFSPDGNPPNEGWPILLWFHSGDFKVGAPHIWDFSVFAVKQKVIVVTPAYRLNVFGFFTTLDGMAPGNSGLLDQVAALDWVQQQIRDFGGNPDKVVIGGHGAGAVSVGLHLVSPLSQGKFSAALQMSGGPLMTSAIKSHQRGIVADIGDNFGCDELLICLRKISPLILLIQTGTAADWGPVVDGLYVNNTAEAFLPAHPLVLFMEQRFTKVPLMAGYTDMEDALEFSKHDSPDSNDFDKESFNTLIGDSALDGVSEPEDNETCYLDKTFIRDSVSFFYNSDPNNLDDVLLKQKYMYYMTEKKYGASIFNQSFYMSNFKQIFLYRFDYRLKTMGVLDLQDWMTSPQFGEIPFVFGMPYWTSVSSPIIWNSADKKVADSVMGFWGNFTKSFNPAQHGRNIKWEPYNPDMPSVMILDKVFNMSDPATINYKALTFWNEYFPKVVRIATQCCNMTNQSYKIDRTLTYRLFSVYTFYTLLAIFL